The following are encoded together in the Bacillus cereus group sp. RP43 genome:
- a CDS encoding ABC transporter permease, translating into MAKKLLTERTINILVPVLSVIFGLLVGAIVMLVSGYDPIVGYSALWTGMFGSPSAIGETLRTMIPLILAGLSVAFAFRTGLFNIGVEGQLLVGWLAAVWFGYAVSLPAVLHIPLSILFAALVGGIWGFIPGYLKGKFQVNEVIVTIMMNYIALYVTYDIIKRFLHEGNDKTYDIKESASLSSDWLASITDGSRLHWGIIVAILIAILMWFLLDRTTLGYELKSVGFNQHASQYAGMKVSRNVVFSMTIAGAFAGIGGAMEGLGTFQSMTAMSSFTGVGFDGIAVALLGGNNPFGIILSALLFGGLKSASPQMNFEADVPSELINVIIACIIFFVACSYVLRWALTRMSKEGK; encoded by the coding sequence ATGGCTAAAAAACTTTTAACAGAACGAACGATAAATATTTTAGTCCCAGTACTATCCGTTATTTTTGGCTTACTTGTAGGAGCAATTGTAATGCTAGTTAGTGGCTATGACCCAATTGTTGGTTATAGTGCACTTTGGACAGGCATGTTCGGCAGCCCAAGTGCGATTGGTGAAACGCTTCGTACAATGATACCGCTTATTCTTGCTGGTTTATCGGTGGCGTTTGCATTTCGTACAGGTTTATTTAATATCGGGGTAGAGGGTCAATTGTTAGTTGGTTGGCTTGCAGCGGTTTGGTTCGGTTATGCAGTCTCGCTACCAGCTGTTCTTCACATTCCATTATCTATTTTATTCGCAGCGTTGGTAGGCGGAATCTGGGGTTTCATCCCTGGATATTTAAAGGGAAAGTTTCAAGTTAATGAAGTTATTGTAACAATTATGATGAACTATATCGCGTTATATGTAACATATGATATTATTAAGCGCTTTTTACACGAGGGTAACGATAAAACGTACGACATTAAAGAGAGTGCGTCATTATCTTCAGACTGGCTTGCTTCCATTACTGACGGTTCACGCCTTCATTGGGGAATTATTGTAGCAATTTTAATCGCTATTTTAATGTGGTTCTTATTAGATCGAACAACTTTAGGTTATGAATTAAAGTCGGTAGGATTTAATCAACATGCTTCTCAATATGCAGGTATGAAAGTTTCTCGTAATGTAGTATTTTCCATGACAATTGCTGGTGCGTTTGCAGGGATTGGTGGAGCGATGGAAGGATTAGGAACATTCCAAAGCATGACAGCGATGTCTTCCTTTACAGGGGTAGGATTTGACGGGATTGCCGTAGCCTTACTTGGAGGAAATAATCCGTTTGGCATTATCCTTTCAGCTTTATTATTTGGTGGTTTGAAAAGTGCTTCCCCTCAAATGAACTTTGAGGCAGATGTGCCATCAGAGCTTATAAACGTAATTATTGCATGTATCATCTTCTTTGTTGCATGTAGTTATGTGTTAAGATGGGCGCTTACACGCATGAGCAAGGAGGGGAAATAA
- a CDS encoding ABC transporter permease codes for MSFLDILAILVTGTLYTSAPIIFTALGGVFSERSGVVNIGLEGLMLFGAFIGVVTNLLMGDTWGTMTPWIALLFAAIGSGLFALLHAVASITFRADQVVSGVAINFLSLGLTVFAIKKIFDKGQTDFIQYRIEKIDIPGLSDIPVIGKIFFSNVPITSYIAIILAFVVWYVIYKTPFGLRLRAVGEHPMAADTMGINVYKMRYIGVCISGVFAGIGGAIFAMSISNNFSGATITGQGFLALAAMIFGKWNPLGALGAALFFGFAQSLSVTGGTIPVLDQIPSVLLTILPYVFTILALVGFVGRSEAPKALGTPYEKGKR; via the coding sequence ATGAGCTTTTTAGATATATTAGCCATTCTTGTGACGGGTACGTTATATACATCGGCACCTATAATTTTTACAGCACTAGGTGGTGTATTTAGTGAACGATCGGGTGTTGTAAATATCGGATTAGAAGGACTAATGCTATTTGGTGCATTTATTGGAGTTGTTACAAACTTATTAATGGGTGATACTTGGGGAACGATGACGCCGTGGATTGCGTTATTATTTGCGGCAATTGGTAGTGGGTTATTTGCATTGCTTCATGCAGTAGCATCTATTACATTCCGAGCGGATCAAGTTGTAAGTGGTGTAGCAATTAACTTCTTATCTCTTGGTTTAACAGTATTTGCAATTAAGAAGATCTTTGATAAAGGGCAAACTGACTTTATTCAGTACCGTATTGAAAAGATTGACATTCCAGGTCTTTCGGATATTCCGGTGATAGGGAAAATATTCTTTTCAAATGTACCAATAACGTCGTATATTGCGATTATTTTAGCATTTGTTGTTTGGTATGTTATTTATAAAACACCGTTCGGTCTTCGATTGCGTGCTGTTGGTGAACACCCAATGGCAGCGGATACGATGGGGATTAACGTATATAAAATGCGCTATATCGGCGTTTGTATATCAGGTGTATTTGCCGGAATTGGTGGGGCGATTTTTGCAATGTCAATTTCTAATAACTTCTCAGGGGCAACTATTACAGGACAAGGTTTCTTAGCTTTAGCTGCTATGATCTTTGGGAAGTGGAATCCACTAGGCGCACTAGGTGCAGCTCTATTCTTTGGTTTTGCACAATCTCTTAGTGTAACAGGTGGAACAATTCCTGTATTAGATCAAATTCCAAGTGTTTTATTAACGATATTACCATACGTATTCACAATATTAGCACTTGTTGGTTTTGTAGGCCGATCTGAAGCTCCGAAAGCACTCGGAACGCCTTATGAAAAAGGAAAACGATGA
- the tepA gene encoding translocation-enhancing protein TepA, protein MTERERYTNEEKEAEPKEVPKEASIVEKIQQLGQTNVPQMNESRIHCLTIVGQVEGHIQLPPQNKTTKYEHIIPQIVAIEQNPKIEGLLLILNTVGGDVEAGLAISEMVASLSKPTVSLVLGGGHSIGVPIAVSTDFSFIAETATMTIHPIRLTGLVIGVPQTFEYLDKMQERVIRFVTKHSKVTEDRFKELMFAKGNLTRDIGTNVIGGDAVKYGLIDDVGGIGSALRKLNELIDERKDNSAEGTMLQ, encoded by the coding sequence ATGACAGAACGTGAACGTTATACAAATGAAGAAAAAGAAGCTGAGCCGAAAGAAGTTCCAAAAGAAGCTTCTATAGTGGAGAAAATTCAACAGCTTGGACAGACGAATGTACCACAAATGAATGAATCGCGTATTCATTGCTTAACGATTGTTGGGCAGGTGGAAGGTCATATTCAGTTGCCACCACAAAATAAAACAACAAAATATGAGCACATCATTCCGCAAATTGTCGCGATTGAACAAAATCCAAAAATTGAAGGTTTACTTTTAATATTAAATACAGTTGGAGGTGACGTTGAAGCTGGGTTAGCAATTTCTGAAATGGTGGCTTCGCTTTCAAAACCAACTGTATCTCTTGTTTTAGGAGGAGGGCATTCAATCGGTGTACCGATTGCGGTCTCAACTGATTTTTCATTTATTGCCGAAACAGCGACGATGACCATTCATCCGATTCGTTTAACAGGTCTTGTTATAGGTGTGCCACAAACATTTGAGTATTTGGATAAAATGCAAGAAAGAGTCATTCGATTTGTGACAAAGCATTCGAAAGTAACGGAAGATCGTTTTAAAGAGCTTATGTTTGCAAAAGGCAATTTGACGCGAGATATTGGGACGAATGTAATAGGTGGAGATGCAGTGAAGTATGGTCTTATAGATGATGTCGGAGGTATTGGTAGCGCACTTAGAAAATTAAACGAATTAATTGATGAACGCAAGGATAATAGTGCAGAAGGGACAATGCTACAATGA
- a CDS encoding GntR family transcriptional regulator — protein MSVKSDSRHLYLRVIDHIKGKIKDGAYKEKQKLPSEFDLAKELGVSRATLREALRILEEENVVIRRHGVGTFVNAKPLFSSGIEQLSSITDMISSVGKTPGTIFLSSSTTTLTKEEKEKFNCEDGFSAVMIERVRTADGEPVVYCIDKLAKEILPDLSGYNEESLLTVIHNNTHKRITYAVAHIEPIGYHSKISPILECEPETALLVLKQMHYDQNDEPILYSINYFRADKFSFHVLRKRM, from the coding sequence ATGTCAGTAAAATCCGATAGTCGTCACCTATATTTGCGGGTGATTGATCACATCAAAGGAAAAATTAAAGATGGGGCTTACAAAGAAAAACAAAAGTTACCTTCAGAGTTTGATCTAGCGAAAGAACTTGGTGTAAGTAGGGCAACTTTAAGGGAAGCACTACGTATTTTAGAAGAAGAAAATGTTGTTATTCGTAGACATGGTGTAGGGACATTTGTAAATGCGAAGCCGTTATTTTCTTCTGGGATAGAGCAACTTTCTAGTATTACAGATATGATTTCTAGTGTGGGGAAAACACCAGGAACAATCTTTTTATCATCATCTACAACAACTTTAACAAAAGAAGAAAAAGAGAAATTTAATTGTGAAGATGGTTTTAGCGCAGTAATGATTGAACGTGTTCGTACAGCGGATGGGGAACCAGTTGTATATTGCATTGATAAACTAGCAAAAGAGATATTACCAGATTTATCGGGATACAATGAGGAATCGCTGCTTACAGTAATACATAATAATACGCACAAGCGTATCACATACGCAGTTGCTCACATTGAACCGATTGGTTATCACTCGAAAATTTCACCGATTTTAGAATGTGAACCTGAAACGGCACTGCTAGTTTTAAAACAAATGCACTATGATCAAAATGATGAGCCAATCTTATATTCTATTAATTACTTTAGAGCTGATAAGTTTAGCTTCCACGTATTAAGAAAACGTATGTAG
- a CDS encoding ABC transporter ATP-binding protein: MEYVIEMNNITKVFPGIVANDDITLQVKQGEIHALLGENGAGKSTLMNVLFGLYQPEQGEIKIKGKTVKVTNPNIANDLGIGMVHQHFMLVHNFTVTENIILGNEPKKKGKIAVEEAAKEIQKLSEQYGLAVDPYAKIQDISVGMQQRVEILKTLYRGAEILIFDEPTAVLTPQEIHELIQIMKKLVQEGKSIVLITHKLKEIMEVCDRCTIIRKGKGIGTVDVANTDENKLAELMVGRQVNFKTEKIDAKPKEAVLSIANLVVHDARQLPAVKGLDLTVRAGEIVGIAGIDGNGQSELIEAITGLRKVESGSIAIKGKEITNWPVRRITEEGIGHIPEDRHKHGLVLDFSVRDNIVLQTYYKNPFSKKGILNFSKITEKAKALIEQFDVRTPSEQTLARALSGGNQQKAIIAREVDRDPDLLIAAQPTRGLDVGAIEFIHKRLIEQRDRGKGVLLLSLELEEILNVSDRIAVIYEGTIVAIVDAKETNEQQLGLLMAGGTKKEQVGTNG; this comes from the coding sequence ATGGAATACGTAATTGAGATGAATAACATTACGAAAGTATTCCCAGGCATTGTAGCGAATGATGATATTACGCTGCAAGTAAAGCAGGGAGAAATACATGCTTTACTTGGAGAAAATGGTGCAGGGAAATCCACATTGATGAATGTACTATTTGGTTTGTACCAGCCAGAACAAGGTGAAATTAAAATTAAAGGAAAAACTGTAAAGGTTACAAATCCGAATATAGCAAATGACCTTGGTATTGGAATGGTACATCAGCACTTTATGCTTGTTCATAATTTTACAGTTACAGAGAATATTATTCTCGGAAACGAACCGAAGAAAAAAGGGAAAATTGCTGTTGAGGAAGCTGCTAAAGAAATTCAAAAACTGTCTGAACAATACGGTTTAGCTGTAGATCCATATGCGAAAATACAAGATATTTCTGTCGGTATGCAACAGCGCGTTGAGATTTTAAAAACACTTTACCGCGGGGCAGAAATTTTAATATTTGATGAACCGACAGCTGTGTTAACACCACAAGAAATTCATGAGCTAATTCAAATTATGAAAAAGCTTGTGCAAGAAGGAAAATCTATTGTTCTTATTACACATAAGTTGAAAGAAATTATGGAAGTTTGCGATCGTTGTACGATTATTCGTAAAGGAAAAGGGATTGGAACGGTTGACGTTGCAAATACGGATGAAAATAAACTTGCAGAATTAATGGTCGGACGTCAAGTGAATTTTAAAACAGAAAAAATAGACGCGAAGCCAAAAGAAGCGGTACTTTCAATTGCAAATCTTGTTGTTCACGATGCACGTCAACTACCTGCTGTAAAAGGCCTTGACTTAACTGTTCGTGCGGGGGAAATTGTTGGTATTGCAGGAATTGATGGAAACGGACAAAGTGAATTAATAGAAGCAATTACTGGTTTACGAAAAGTTGAGTCAGGTTCTATTGCAATTAAAGGGAAAGAAATAACAAATTGGCCTGTTAGAAGAATAACAGAAGAGGGAATTGGTCATATTCCAGAAGATCGTCATAAACACGGACTCGTTCTTGATTTTTCTGTTAGAGATAATATAGTTTTGCAAACGTACTATAAAAATCCGTTTTCGAAGAAAGGGATTTTAAATTTCAGCAAAATTACAGAAAAAGCTAAGGCGCTTATTGAACAGTTTGATGTACGTACACCTAGTGAGCAAACGTTAGCTCGTGCACTATCTGGGGGGAATCAGCAAAAGGCAATTATTGCACGTGAAGTAGACCGTGATCCAGATTTATTAATTGCAGCACAGCCGACACGTGGTTTAGATGTAGGGGCAATTGAATTTATTCATAAGAGATTAATAGAGCAAAGAGATAGAGGAAAAGGTGTATTACTTTTATCACTAGAGTTAGAGGAAATTTTAAATGTTAGCGATCGAATTGCTGTTATTTATGAAGGAACAATTGTAGCAATAGTTGATGCGAAAGAAACGAATGAACAACAGCTTGGATTGTTAATGGCTGGAGGAACAAAGAAGGAGCAGGTGGGTACAAATGGCTAA
- a CDS encoding YlzJ-like family protein — protein sequence MILYTIMPEQLVYPADYSQCESQKVVNINGVELVVSEEDNQCYSIVRVLSTNPSHYLEFEPGQKITF from the coding sequence ATGATTTTATATACAATTATGCCAGAACAACTTGTGTATCCGGCCGATTATTCACAATGTGAAAGCCAAAAAGTTGTGAATATAAATGGCGTGGAATTAGTGGTTTCTGAGGAGGATAATCAATGTTACTCTATTGTACGTGTATTAAGTACGAATCCGTCTCACTACCTAGAGTTTGAGCCTGGACAGAAAATTACCTTTTAG
- a CDS encoding BMP family protein, with protein MKKKTGLLLSLTLAASTVLGACGNSDKADSDKKGDKEFKVGMVTDVGGVDDKSFNQSSWEGLKKFGKENDLKEKTNYRYLQSEKEADYIPNLKKFSKDKYDLSFGIGYKLEGAIKEVAKESPKQQFAIVDTVVDAPNVTSITFKDHEGSFLVGAVAAMSTKSNKVGFVGGMKSDLISKFENGFKAGAKAVNPNIEIVSEYAEAFDKPEKGTVLASAMYGQGVDVIYHAAGGTGNGVFTEAKNRKKKGENVWVIGVDRDQNQEGMPENVTLTSMVKRVDIAVEKVAQEAKDGKLKGGKVEAFGLKDDGVGIAKTTDNVKKVNPEILTKVEEFEKKITDGAIKVPATDKEYKEYEASLKK; from the coding sequence ATGAAGAAAAAAACAGGTCTTTTATTATCGTTAACGTTAGCAGCAAGTACAGTGTTAGGTGCATGTGGTAACTCGGATAAAGCGGATAGTGACAAAAAAGGGGATAAAGAGTTTAAGGTTGGTATGGTTACAGATGTTGGGGGCGTTGATGATAAATCATTCAACCAATCTTCTTGGGAAGGACTAAAAAAGTTTGGTAAAGAAAACGATTTAAAGGAAAAGACAAATTATCGTTACCTACAGTCTGAAAAAGAAGCAGATTATATTCCGAACTTAAAGAAATTTTCAAAAGATAAGTATGATTTATCTTTCGGGATTGGTTATAAATTAGAAGGTGCAATTAAAGAAGTAGCAAAAGAATCTCCAAAACAACAATTCGCAATCGTTGATACTGTTGTAGATGCACCAAACGTAACAAGCATTACATTTAAAGATCATGAAGGCTCATTCCTTGTAGGTGCAGTAGCAGCTATGTCAACGAAATCGAATAAAGTAGGATTTGTTGGTGGAATGAAGAGTGATTTAATTAGTAAATTCGAAAATGGATTTAAAGCCGGTGCCAAGGCAGTAAATCCAAATATTGAAATCGTATCTGAATATGCAGAAGCATTTGATAAACCTGAAAAAGGTACAGTTCTTGCTTCAGCAATGTATGGTCAAGGCGTAGATGTAATTTATCATGCTGCTGGTGGTACAGGTAATGGTGTGTTCACTGAAGCGAAAAACCGTAAGAAAAAAGGTGAAAACGTTTGGGTAATCGGTGTTGACCGTGACCAAAACCAAGAAGGTATGCCTGAAAACGTAACATTAACTTCAATGGTAAAACGTGTAGATATCGCTGTTGAAAAAGTAGCACAAGAAGCGAAAGACGGTAAATTAAAAGGCGGTAAAGTAGAGGCGTTTGGTTTAAAAGATGACGGCGTTGGTATTGCAAAAACAACTGACAACGTGAAAAAAGTTAACCCTGAAATTTTAACAAAAGTAGAAGAGTTTGAAAAGAAAATTACAGATGGTGCAATTAAAGTACCAGCTACAGATAAAGAGTATAAAGAATATGAAGCTTCTCTAAAAAAATAA
- a CDS encoding DNA translocase FtsK: MAKQKQRGTKAKARRTIKPTLYYEIVGLTLFALSIITILQLGVVGKSFVLFFRFFFGEWYIIGVLGVIALSVAFVIKRGWPNLLNKRLIGVYLIVLAILMFSHITLFNLLTKDGAVQNTSVIVSTKDYFFLEMKKGPDSVHLGGGMFGALMFATCYFLFDEVGAYIIGIILVILGILCITNKHIGEVLAPVGRILRSQFQVMQGDYKDWKSQRVAEQTEKKKTTRSKRRERVAEQEEVIEPVEEIEIGPPIISNFTENYPVSEETERQIEENENDLITPPFIEEAVPPTPEEQPQKKRGEKIVESLEGETKAPPMQFSNVENKDYKLPSLDILKFPQNKQVTNENAEIYENARKLERTFQSFGVKAKVTKVHRGPAVTKYEVYPDMGVKVSKIVSLSDDLALALAAKDIRIEAPIPGKSAVGIEVPNSEVSIVTLREVLDSKANNHPEEKLLIGLGRDITGEAVLARLNKMPHLLVAGATGSGKSVCINGIIVSILMRAKPHEVKLMMIDPKMVELNVYNGVPHLLTPVVTDPKKASQALKKVVSEMERRYELFAHSGTRNIEGYNDYIKEHNSQSEAKQPELPYIVVIVDELADLMMVASSDVEDAIMRLAQMARAAGIHLIIATQRPSVDVITGVIKANIPSRIAFAVSSQIDSRTILDGGGAEKLLGRGDMLFIPIGASKPVRVQGAFLSDDEVERVVESVIAQQKAQYQEDMIPQDVPETKQEVEDELYDEAVQLVVEMQTASVSMLQRRFRVGYTRAARLIDAMEMNGVVGPYEGSKPRGVLIKDVQEKSS, from the coding sequence ATGGCAAAACAAAAGCAAAGAGGGACGAAGGCAAAGGCAAGACGTACGATAAAGCCAACTTTGTATTATGAAATCGTCGGGTTGACTCTTTTTGCGCTTTCGATTATTACGATTTTGCAGCTAGGTGTTGTAGGGAAATCGTTTGTGTTATTTTTTCGCTTCTTCTTTGGTGAGTGGTACATAATTGGTGTGTTAGGTGTAATAGCTTTATCTGTTGCATTTGTAATAAAGCGTGGATGGCCAAACCTTTTAAATAAACGGCTAATAGGTGTTTATTTAATTGTACTAGCAATATTAATGTTTAGTCATATTACATTATTTAACCTTCTTACGAAAGATGGAGCTGTGCAAAATACTTCTGTAATTGTTAGTACAAAAGATTACTTTTTCCTTGAAATGAAAAAGGGCCCGGATAGTGTTCATTTAGGTGGTGGTATGTTCGGTGCACTTATGTTCGCAACGTGCTACTTCTTATTTGACGAAGTAGGGGCATATATCATTGGAATTATTTTAGTTATTCTTGGAATACTTTGTATAACAAATAAGCATATTGGAGAAGTACTTGCTCCGGTAGGGAGAATTCTTAGAAGCCAATTTCAAGTCATGCAAGGGGATTATAAAGATTGGAAATCTCAAAGGGTCGCCGAGCAAACTGAAAAGAAAAAAACAACAAGAAGCAAGAGGCGTGAACGTGTTGCTGAACAAGAAGAAGTTATTGAGCCAGTAGAAGAAATAGAAATTGGTCCACCAATTATTTCAAATTTTACTGAGAATTATCCAGTAAGTGAAGAGACGGAAAGGCAGATAGAAGAAAATGAAAATGATTTAATCACGCCTCCGTTTATTGAAGAGGCAGTTCCGCCTACGCCAGAAGAACAACCTCAAAAGAAACGAGGAGAAAAAATCGTTGAATCGCTAGAAGGTGAAACGAAAGCACCTCCTATGCAATTTTCTAATGTGGAAAATAAAGATTATAAGCTTCCTTCGCTTGATATATTAAAGTTTCCTCAAAATAAGCAAGTTACAAATGAAAATGCGGAAATTTATGAAAATGCTCGTAAATTGGAACGTACATTCCAAAGTTTTGGTGTGAAAGCGAAAGTAACAAAAGTACATAGAGGTCCTGCAGTTACGAAGTATGAAGTGTATCCTGATATGGGAGTAAAGGTAAGCAAAATTGTTAGTTTAAGTGATGATTTAGCGCTTGCTTTAGCAGCGAAAGACATTCGTATTGAAGCACCTATTCCCGGGAAATCAGCTGTAGGGATTGAGGTTCCGAATTCAGAAGTTTCTATAGTAACGCTTAGAGAAGTTCTTGATTCAAAGGCGAATAACCACCCAGAAGAGAAGTTATTAATCGGTCTTGGACGTGATATTACAGGAGAGGCTGTATTGGCACGTTTAAATAAAATGCCTCACTTATTAGTAGCTGGTGCGACTGGTAGTGGAAAGAGTGTATGTATTAATGGAATTATTGTAAGTATTTTAATGCGTGCGAAACCGCATGAAGTAAAATTAATGATGATTGATCCGAAAATGGTAGAGTTAAATGTATATAACGGTGTTCCGCACTTATTAACACCAGTCGTAACTGATCCGAAAAAAGCGTCACAGGCTTTGAAGAAAGTTGTGAGTGAAATGGAGCGTCGTTATGAATTATTCGCGCATAGCGGTACGCGTAACATTGAAGGGTATAACGATTATATTAAAGAACATAATAGCCAATCGGAAGCGAAACAACCTGAATTACCATATATTGTAGTGATTGTGGACGAGTTAGCTGATTTAATGATGGTTGCTTCTTCGGATGTAGAAGATGCGATTATGCGTTTAGCGCAAATGGCACGTGCTGCTGGTATTCATTTAATTATTGCGACTCAGCGCCCGTCAGTTGATGTTATCACGGGTGTTATTAAAGCGAATATTCCATCGCGTATTGCATTTGCTGTATCTTCCCAAATAGACTCTCGAACGATTCTTGACGGTGGTGGTGCAGAGAAGTTGCTAGGTCGTGGAGATATGTTGTTCATACCAATTGGTGCATCGAAACCTGTTCGTGTACAAGGGGCGTTTTTATCAGATGATGAAGTTGAGAGAGTCGTAGAATCTGTTATTGCGCAGCAAAAAGCGCAATATCAAGAGGATATGATTCCACAAGATGTTCCTGAAACAAAGCAGGAAGTAGAAGATGAATTATACGATGAAGCGGTTCAGCTTGTAGTAGAAATGCAAACAGCATCTGTTTCTATGTTACAACGTAGATTTAGAGTAGGGTATACGCGAGCAGCTCGTTTAATTGATGCCATGGAAATGAATGGTGTAGTAGGTCCTTATGAAGGTAGTAAACCAAGGGGAGTACTCATTAAAGATGTGCAAGAAAAAAGTTCTTAA
- a CDS encoding insulinase family protein, which yields MKLMEQQLHELGGLRVHIIPTDKFKTNTFVFRFKAPLNEETVTERALLPYVLQSATEKLPSVIRLRQYLEELYGSSLAVDVSKKGEDHIISIYVDIANETYLRDAPPLFEKALSMLSDIVLHPATEGNGFLSSIVESEKRALLQRIEATYDDKMRYANERLIEEMCKVEPYRLSANGKKESVASITNESLYQYYQKVLAEDEMDLYIIGDISEDAVELVNKYFSISPRAMKERNVLLHKRNNEEKEIVEKQELKQSKLNIGYRTFITYKDEDYFALQLFNGLFGGFSHSKLFVNVREKNSLAYYAASRFESHKGLLFVMSGIEAKNFEKAVEIIKEQMKAMQSGDFSEEEIQQTKSVIQNQILEAIDTPRGFVEMLYHGVISERTRPVEEWLTGIESVTKEEIVKVANNIELDTIYFLHGTEGE from the coding sequence ATGAAACTAATGGAACAGCAACTGCATGAATTAGGTGGCTTGCGAGTACATATTATTCCGACTGATAAATTTAAAACAAATACCTTTGTATTTCGTTTTAAAGCACCTTTAAATGAGGAGACGGTGACAGAGCGTGCCTTATTACCATACGTATTGCAAAGTGCGACAGAAAAACTGCCTTCTGTAATTCGTCTTCGTCAATATTTAGAAGAATTATATGGATCTTCTTTAGCGGTAGATGTAAGTAAAAAAGGGGAAGACCATATCATCTCTATTTATGTAGACATTGCAAATGAAACATATTTACGCGATGCACCACCGTTATTTGAAAAAGCACTTTCTATGTTATCTGATATTGTTTTACATCCAGCAACAGAAGGGAACGGTTTTCTATCTTCTATTGTAGAAAGTGAGAAACGAGCACTCTTGCAACGAATTGAAGCTACTTATGATGATAAAATGCGTTATGCAAACGAGCGTTTAATTGAAGAAATGTGCAAAGTAGAACCATATCGCTTAAGTGCAAATGGGAAAAAAGAAAGTGTTGCTTCTATTACAAATGAAAGTTTGTACCAATATTATCAAAAAGTGTTAGCTGAAGATGAAATGGATTTATATATCATTGGTGACATTTCAGAAGATGCCGTGGAGCTTGTAAATAAGTATTTTTCGATTTCACCTCGCGCCATGAAAGAAAGAAATGTACTTCTTCATAAACGAAATAATGAAGAAAAAGAAATTGTTGAAAAACAAGAGCTAAAGCAAAGTAAATTAAATATCGGCTATCGAACATTCATTACGTATAAAGATGAAGATTATTTTGCATTACAATTGTTTAACGGATTATTTGGAGGATTTTCTCATTCGAAGTTATTCGTAAATGTCCGTGAAAAAAATAGTTTAGCGTACTATGCAGCATCGAGATTTGAAAGTCATAAAGGTCTGCTCTTCGTTATGTCTGGAATTGAAGCGAAGAACTTTGAAAAAGCTGTTGAAATTATTAAAGAACAGATGAAAGCAATGCAAAGCGGTGATTTTTCAGAGGAAGAGATTCAGCAAACGAAAAGTGTAATTCAAAATCAAATCTTAGAGGCAATTGATACACCACGTGGTTTTGTTGAAATGCTTTATCACGGGGTAATCTCAGAGCGTACGCGTCCAGTTGAAGAATGGTTAACGGGCATAGAAAGCGTGACGAAAGAAGAGATTGTGAAAGTTGCTAATAATATTGAACTAGATACAATTTACTTTTTACATGGAACGGAGGGAGAATAA